In Aquimarina spinulae, a single window of DNA contains:
- a CDS encoding alkaline phosphatase, translating into MNRRHFFRNGTLTALGAAILSPYESIRATQWDGVQKNKKAKNIIILVSDGMSTGTLNMTDLYLDRKTGKGSNWLQLYKENKVSRALMDMASASSIVTDSAAASSSWGGGARIRNGGINIGVNGEPHLPIWQKFKAVGKKAGCVTTVPITHATPAGFCINQKSRNDQASIAEKYLEQGFDLLMGGGNNYFSTEKRKDKKDMYEAFIAKGYHVVRNRHEMLMAPNSKPLLGVFTDNGLPYTKDRESNRELLENVPSLAEMTQKAINALKEHPEGFVLQVEAGKVDWAAHGNDIAGLIYDQVAFDDAIKVAIDFAERDNETLIIITTDHGNANPGVIYGSNANQQFDSIQNYKHTNEWILNGIGKESSPNQVRERVEYANGFGLSNENAKLLLSYYDTLNREEGLYNPKSLPFRVLAEIQKKHNSVGWISMHHSADYVELALFGPGNHLLKPFIKNTDLHYLMLEAAEVENTF; encoded by the coding sequence ATGAATCGAAGGCATTTTTTTAGAAATGGAACGCTTACCGCTCTTGGTGCAGCAATATTATCCCCATATGAATCTATCAGGGCCACCCAATGGGATGGTGTTCAGAAAAACAAAAAAGCCAAGAATATCATCATACTTGTTAGTGATGGTATGAGTACAGGTACCTTGAATATGACGGACCTCTATCTTGATCGAAAAACTGGAAAGGGCAGTAATTGGTTACAACTTTATAAAGAAAACAAAGTATCACGTGCTTTAATGGATATGGCTTCTGCCAGTTCTATCGTTACAGATTCTGCTGCGGCAAGTTCATCTTGGGGCGGTGGGGCACGGATCAGAAATGGGGGCATCAATATTGGGGTTAATGGTGAGCCCCACCTTCCCATTTGGCAAAAATTCAAGGCTGTAGGTAAAAAAGCAGGGTGTGTTACGACTGTACCTATAACCCATGCTACACCGGCCGGTTTTTGTATCAACCAAAAATCAAGAAACGACCAAGCCTCGATTGCCGAAAAATATCTCGAACAGGGTTTTGATCTGTTGATGGGGGGTGGGAATAATTACTTTTCAACAGAAAAACGGAAAGACAAAAAAGATATGTATGAAGCTTTTATAGCTAAGGGCTATCATGTAGTTCGAAATCGTCATGAAATGTTAATGGCTCCAAATAGCAAGCCTCTTTTGGGTGTTTTTACCGATAATGGGCTTCCTTATACCAAGGATAGGGAGAGCAACCGGGAACTCTTAGAAAATGTTCCCAGTCTTGCAGAAATGACACAAAAGGCGATAAACGCATTAAAGGAGCATCCAGAAGGTTTTGTGCTACAGGTAGAAGCAGGAAAAGTAGATTGGGCGGCCCACGGCAATGATATTGCTGGACTGATCTATGACCAAGTAGCCTTTGACGATGCAATTAAAGTGGCTATCGATTTTGCTGAGCGGGACAACGAAACTCTGATCATCATTACCACCGACCACGGCAATGCCAATCCTGGAGTAATTTATGGATCAAATGCCAACCAACAGTTCGATTCTATTCAGAATTACAAACATACCAATGAATGGATTCTAAATGGGATAGGAAAGGAAAGCTCCCCAAATCAAGTTCGGGAACGTGTTGAGTATGCCAATGGATTTGGTTTATCCAATGAAAATGCCAAATTACTATTGAGCTATTATGACACTCTTAATAGGGAAGAAGGCCTGTACAACCCTAAAAGTTTACCGTTTAGAGTTTTGGCTGAAATCCAAAAAAAGCACAATTCTGTAGGTTGGATCAGTATGCACCACTCCGCAGATTATGTAGAATTGGCGCTATTTGGTCCGGGAAACCATTTATTGAAACCTTTTATAAAAAATACAGACCTACACTATCTTATGTTAGAGGCAGCAGAGGTTGAGAATACATTTTAA
- a CDS encoding DUF3526 domain-containing protein, producing the protein MFSYNFKYELKLLLRSRWIQLLSLILLLLFGFSAFNGKQKVEKRKNVIVKAQEELQESDAEMLKLLDSVQRGMEVSASRWTLPTSPMAVGNYHPRIAPMEPQLMAFVSTGQADLFTHFVKPTATGDDFALNFTEMTSPVQLLFGSFDLAFVIVYLLPLLIIAFSYNVLSAEKESGALRLLAAQPIGIPNWVMQKLGLRFFWMSVLVIAALTLVFLIIGIDILSHTSLVLGLFTLVLGYMLFWFTLAFLVNLWVGSSAKNAVAMLGLWVLFVLLVPSVLNQLGSTLYPMPSRTLMVNEMREVKVEITKKQDEILDNYLRDHPEYAINDTSQKRSFWHRYMASQQLVKEELEPVVSSFENQLQKQQDWMNKFKWISPAITVQESFNHLAGTSTEDYESYRKQVIDFAGNWRKYFVPLLYNNKEFTQKDYTTLPKFQYSPASYQLVPVALMLYLISTVLFGLGIFSSKRLKTKGILN; encoded by the coding sequence ATGTTCAGTTACAATTTTAAATATGAATTAAAGCTGTTGCTCCGTAGCCGATGGATACAGCTCTTGAGTTTGATATTATTGCTTCTCTTTGGTTTTTCGGCCTTTAATGGAAAACAAAAAGTAGAGAAGCGTAAAAATGTCATTGTAAAGGCACAAGAAGAATTACAGGAAAGCGATGCCGAAATGTTAAAACTTCTCGACTCGGTACAACGTGGGATGGAAGTAAGTGCTTCTCGGTGGACCCTCCCCACAAGCCCAATGGCTGTAGGAAATTATCATCCCAGGATTGCTCCCATGGAACCCCAGCTTATGGCATTTGTATCAACGGGCCAGGCAGATCTTTTTACCCATTTTGTAAAACCAACGGCAACAGGCGATGATTTTGCTCTAAATTTTACCGAAATGACCAGCCCTGTGCAATTGCTGTTCGGCAGTTTTGATCTGGCATTTGTGATTGTGTATCTACTGCCTCTTTTGATCATTGCTTTTTCCTATAACGTGCTTTCTGCTGAGAAAGAAAGTGGTGCACTACGATTGCTGGCCGCACAACCCATTGGTATTCCCAATTGGGTAATGCAAAAACTGGGATTACGTTTCTTCTGGATGTCGGTTTTGGTCATTGCAGCTTTAACACTTGTTTTTCTTATCATCGGTATTGACATCCTAAGCCACACGAGTTTAGTTTTAGGGCTATTTACTTTGGTGTTGGGATATATGCTCTTTTGGTTTACTCTAGCCTTTTTGGTCAACCTATGGGTAGGTAGTTCAGCCAAGAATGCCGTAGCTATGCTCGGACTTTGGGTATTGTTTGTATTATTGGTTCCTTCTGTATTAAACCAATTGGGAAGTACCCTTTATCCTATGCCATCGCGTACCCTCATGGTCAATGAGATGCGTGAAGTGAAAGTAGAAATCACCAAAAAACAGGATGAAATCCTTGACAATTATCTACGTGACCATCCAGAGTATGCGATTAATGACACTTCTCAAAAGAGGTCTTTTTGGCACAGGTATATGGCTTCGCAACAGTTGGTCAAAGAAGAATTAGAACCGGTAGTAAGTTCTTTTGAGAACCAATTACAAAAACAACAAGACTGGATGAATAAATTCAAATGGATATCTCCGGCAATCACTGTTCAGGAGTCATTCAACCATTTGGCAGGAACTTCTACAGAAGACTACGAAAGTTACCGAAAACAGGTCATAGACTTTGCAGGAAATTGGCGGAAATATTTTGTTCCCCTTCTTTACAATAATAAAGAGTTTACGCAAAAGGACTATACTACATTACCAAAGTTTCAATATAGCCCAGCCTCATATCAATTGGTTCCAGTGGCTTTAATGCTCTACCTGATATCCACCGTCCTTTTTGGCCTTGGAATTTTCAGCTCGAAGCGTCTAAAAACAAAAGGCATACTCAATTAA
- a CDS encoding ATP-binding cassette domain-containing protein, producing the protein MIRTKSLQFTYSDTKNRTFCFPDIDLPSKENILILGPSGVGKTTLLHLLAGLLPPKEGDVFIANTCLNKLTRKQLDCFIGQNVGLIFQRAYFIKSLSLLENLTLRERLSKKKSDRYRREELITQLGLSDLQSKRVYQLSEGQQQRLSIALGVIHKPKVILADEPTSNLDDTNCEKVISLLKKEAQICKSNLVIITHDKRVKSHFDNHIIL; encoded by the coding sequence ATGATACGAACCAAATCTCTTCAGTTTACCTATAGCGATACAAAAAATCGTACTTTTTGTTTTCCAGATATTGATTTGCCTTCTAAAGAAAATATATTGATTTTAGGGCCTTCAGGTGTTGGCAAAACGACATTATTACATCTTTTGGCAGGTCTTTTACCTCCTAAAGAAGGAGATGTTTTTATTGCTAATACTTGTTTAAATAAACTTACGCGAAAGCAATTAGACTGTTTCATAGGGCAAAATGTTGGGCTAATTTTTCAACGAGCTTATTTTATCAAATCTTTATCCTTACTTGAGAATTTAACGCTGCGCGAGCGACTTTCCAAAAAGAAAAGTGATCGTTATCGAAGAGAAGAATTAATCACGCAGTTAGGGCTCTCAGATCTTCAAAGCAAAAGAGTGTATCAATTAAGTGAAGGACAACAACAGCGACTTTCTATTGCCTTAGGAGTTATACATAAACCTAAAGTTATATTAGCAGATGAACCCACATCTAACCTGGATGATACGAATTGTGAAAAAGTTATTTCCCTACTGAAAAAAGAGGCTCAAATCTGTAAAAGTAATTTAGTGATCATAACTCATGATAAAAGAGTGAAATCACATTTTGATAATCATATAATTTTATAA
- a CDS encoding GTP-binding protein: MKKLPVTVLSGFLGAGKTTLLNHILHNKEGLKVAVIVNDMSEVNIDSQLVQNENTLSRTEERLVEMSNGCICCTLREDLMIEVEKLAKENRFDYLIIESTGISEPIPVAQTFSFASEDGSIDLSRFSYVDTMVTVVDAYNFLKDFSSAQYLSDRQLTNIENDDRTIVNLLTDQIEFANVILLNKVDLITEQELKNVYDILHKLNPGARIFPTKNSQISLQEIINTGLFNFEEAENSAGWIRELENEHVPETEEYGIGSFVFRNKKPFHPERFLDYVSNHFPSNIIRSKGLFWLASRSNQALIWSTAGGSTKIDPAGVWWASMSFAERISYPSFLNNQKSIESDWINPFGDRKIELVFIGQHLDVTAITLQLKKCLLTNEEILDWKTGEFSNIDNWPIPSYQDSNV; encoded by the coding sequence ATGAAAAAATTACCCGTTACTGTATTGAGTGGTTTCCTCGGTGCAGGCAAGACTACATTGCTTAACCATATTTTACATAATAAAGAAGGGTTAAAAGTTGCCGTGATTGTCAATGATATGAGTGAAGTCAATATAGATAGCCAGCTCGTACAAAATGAAAATACCCTTTCTCGAACAGAGGAACGCCTCGTAGAAATGAGCAATGGTTGTATTTGCTGCACCCTTCGAGAAGACCTGATGATAGAAGTCGAAAAATTAGCTAAGGAAAACAGGTTTGACTATCTAATTATCGAGAGTACAGGTATTTCAGAACCTATTCCTGTAGCTCAGACCTTTAGTTTTGCCAGTGAGGACGGCAGTATCGACCTAAGTCGCTTCAGTTATGTCGATACTATGGTTACTGTAGTAGATGCATATAATTTTTTGAAAGACTTTTCGAGTGCTCAATATCTATCCGATAGACAGCTTACAAATATTGAGAACGATGACCGTACAATTGTAAATCTACTTACCGATCAAATAGAATTTGCAAACGTGATTTTACTCAATAAAGTAGATCTGATTACCGAACAAGAATTAAAAAATGTGTATGATATTCTTCATAAATTAAATCCAGGAGCCAGAATATTTCCTACTAAAAATTCACAAATATCATTACAGGAAATTATCAATACAGGGTTGTTTAACTTTGAAGAAGCTGAAAATTCTGCAGGTTGGATACGAGAACTCGAAAATGAACATGTTCCTGAAACCGAAGAGTATGGTATTGGTTCCTTTGTATTCCGTAATAAAAAACCGTTTCATCCAGAACGGTTCCTCGACTATGTTTCTAACCATTTCCCCTCAAATATTATTCGAAGTAAAGGCCTGTTTTGGTTGGCCTCGCGTAGTAATCAAGCCTTGATCTGGAGTACGGCAGGAGGCTCTACAAAAATTGACCCTGCTGGAGTATGGTGGGCGTCTATGTCATTTGCAGAACGAATTAGCTACCCTTCCTTTCTGAATAACCAAAAATCAATAGAGTCAGATTGGATAAACCCTTTCGGGGATCGAAAGATAGAACTCGTCTTTATTGGGCAGCATCTCGATGTTACCGCGATAACCCTACAACTTAAAAAATGTCTGCTTACTAATGAGGAGATACTGGACTGGAAAACAGGAGAATTCTCTAACATCGACAATTGGCCCATCCCAAGCTATCAAGATTCAAACGTATAA
- a CDS encoding DUF5829 family protein: MFNRITLYIFLLMLSVSCKDQVQKKDVPLIIDKEKIDAAFGKHVSAIMLNHLYIVLDSLSYSSLTKDIGWGKTYGALDKGLPSFAPIDNDTPMCYLRGHKHYIEILGPNNIFNEPIGKSGIGFTLENDDEHFHLGVKPKLKVENTRFLNATKTVDMELSKQKETWFKAFYTPSPGTALHTWYAFYNPIFLDSLYQKHHPFYSREAFLEPNYANQKLFNSIKSIAMTCTTDDYIRITQELYHLGCKLLEKDGHMLSIDGGDIIIKITASNEIEYSQITQIRCHLNRTDDSVINLGNVTIVNKGKESIWNFDNLHKNNF; encoded by the coding sequence ATGTTTAACCGAATCACTCTTTATATTTTTCTTTTGATGCTTTCAGTTTCTTGTAAAGATCAAGTGCAAAAAAAGGACGTACCACTTATAATTGACAAAGAAAAGATTGATGCTGCCTTTGGCAAGCATGTTTCTGCGATAATGTTGAATCATTTATATATAGTTCTGGATAGTCTCTCATATTCTAGTTTAACAAAAGACATTGGATGGGGCAAAACTTATGGAGCATTAGATAAAGGACTTCCTTCTTTTGCTCCAATAGATAATGATACACCTATGTGCTATCTGAGAGGGCATAAACATTATATTGAAATTTTAGGGCCTAACAATATATTCAACGAACCTATTGGGAAAAGTGGCATAGGTTTTACTCTAGAGAATGATGATGAACATTTTCATTTAGGCGTTAAACCAAAGCTAAAAGTAGAAAATACTCGATTTCTTAATGCTACAAAAACTGTAGATATGGAATTAAGTAAACAAAAGGAAACTTGGTTCAAAGCGTTTTATACCCCTAGTCCTGGTACTGCTTTACACACCTGGTATGCTTTTTATAATCCTATTTTTCTTGATAGTCTTTACCAAAAACATCATCCTTTTTATTCGCGTGAAGCGTTTTTAGAACCTAACTACGCAAACCAAAAGCTTTTTAACAGTATAAAATCGATTGCAATGACCTGTACTACTGATGACTACATCCGTATTACACAAGAATTATATCACCTGGGGTGTAAATTATTAGAAAAAGACGGTCACATGCTTAGTATTGATGGAGGGGATATAATTATAAAAATTACGGCATCTAATGAGATTGAATATAGCCAAATCACCCAGATACGATGTCATTTAAATAGAACTGACGATAGTGTAATTAATCTGGGAAATGTCACTATTGTCAACAAAGGGAAAGAATCTATATGGAATTTTGATAATCTTCATAAAAATAACTTTTAA
- a CDS encoding ABC transporter permease — MSVLLLLLSISLATFVLQVRNQLNQHLENNTKPFDMVIGAKGSPLQLVLSSVLHIDDPTGNIPFDEALKIARNPMVKEMIPVSYGDNYRGYRVLGTSNEYLAKYDATLQEGRLYEKPFEVVIGNDVAKKINLQIGDTFTSAHGLAKNGLETHDEKPFIVTGILKPTGAIIDHLIITNLQSIWEVHEHNDEHNHHEEEHEEQREITSLLVKFRNPFGALQMSRRINEKTTMQAALPKFEIERLMRFLGIGFRAINGIAIAILLVAGLSIFINLIKTVRERKQELALLRTYGANTFQLIKLVFLEALFLSLLGSILGWFLGRVSIWFFSVFTENIYGYHFVFSFPTNKELLILILVILTTFLAAILASLPLFKLNVSKTISDA; from the coding sequence TTGAGTGTTTTGCTATTGTTGCTAAGTATTTCGTTAGCAACTTTTGTTTTGCAAGTAAGAAATCAACTTAACCAACATTTAGAAAATAATACTAAACCATTTGATATGGTTATTGGTGCTAAAGGAAGTCCGCTACAATTAGTGTTGTCTTCTGTTTTACACATTGATGATCCTACAGGTAATATACCATTTGATGAAGCCTTAAAAATTGCTAGAAATCCTATGGTTAAAGAAATGATACCCGTTTCTTATGGAGATAATTATAGAGGGTATAGAGTTTTAGGTACATCAAATGAGTATTTGGCTAAGTATGATGCAACCTTGCAAGAAGGGAGGTTATATGAAAAGCCTTTTGAGGTAGTTATTGGAAATGATGTAGCAAAAAAAATTAACCTACAAATAGGAGATACTTTTACCAGTGCACATGGTTTAGCCAAAAATGGATTAGAAACTCATGATGAGAAACCTTTTATCGTTACTGGAATATTAAAACCAACAGGAGCGATTATTGATCACCTTATCATCACTAATCTGCAAAGTATTTGGGAAGTACATGAACATAATGATGAACACAATCATCATGAAGAAGAGCATGAAGAACAAAGAGAAATAACCTCTTTACTAGTTAAATTTAGAAATCCTTTTGGGGCTTTGCAAATGTCTAGACGTATTAATGAAAAAACAACCATGCAAGCGGCACTCCCCAAATTTGAAATCGAGCGATTGATGAGGTTTTTAGGAATTGGTTTTCGTGCAATTAATGGTATTGCTATTGCAATACTGCTGGTAGCTGGCCTTAGTATATTTATTAACTTAATAAAAACGGTAAGAGAAAGAAAACAAGAGTTAGCCTTGTTACGTACCTATGGGGCCAACACTTTTCAGTTGATAAAATTGGTCTTTCTGGAGGCACTTTTTTTATCCCTGTTAGGATCCATTTTAGGGTGGTTTTTAGGGAGAGTAAGTATCTGGTTTTTTTCAGTTTTTACAGAAAATATATATGGATACCATTTTGTATTTAGCTTTCCTACCAATAAAGAACTACTCATATTGATACTAGTGATCCTAACCACCTTCCTGGCAGCAATCCTGGCCTCATTGCCTTTATTTAAATTAAATGTTTCTAAAACAATATCTGATGCATAA
- a CDS encoding HupE/UreJ family protein gives MLMRLLKTLIFCAFLCSSSVIFSHQRDELVILEIEQGQLDFQDQGMTAEYEYIAAIKRQRMRKLEAMPWPEKFLLFIKAGVEHIIPKGLDHILFVLGLFFSSLILRRLLWQVTAFTLAHTITLALAAFGFVQVPVDIVEPLIALSIVWVAVENCVFKQANKWRPFIVFSFGLLHGLGFATVLSEYGLPKNNFVPSLLAFNIGVEIGQLLVLVTAVALVWFIRHKSWYRRRIQIPASLMIALVGLFWFIERVF, from the coding sequence ATGCTTATGAGACTTCTTAAAACTCTTATTTTCTGCGCCTTCTTGTGTTCTAGTTCTGTAATTTTCTCTCACCAACGAGACGAACTTGTTATATTAGAAATCGAACAGGGACAACTTGACTTCCAAGATCAAGGAATGACTGCCGAATATGAATATATTGCAGCCATAAAACGTCAGCGTATGCGTAAACTGGAGGCCATGCCTTGGCCAGAAAAATTTTTGTTATTTATTAAGGCAGGTGTTGAGCACATCATCCCGAAAGGTTTAGATCATATTCTTTTTGTGTTAGGGTTATTTTTTTCCAGTCTTATTTTAAGGCGCTTGCTTTGGCAGGTAACCGCTTTTACCCTTGCTCACACAATCACCTTAGCCCTGGCTGCGTTTGGTTTTGTACAGGTTCCAGTCGATATAGTCGAACCTCTTATTGCGCTTTCTATCGTTTGGGTAGCAGTCGAAAATTGTGTGTTTAAACAAGCAAACAAGTGGAGACCTTTCATCGTATTCAGCTTCGGCTTACTACACGGCTTAGGCTTTGCGACTGTGTTAAGTGAATATGGATTACCTAAAAACAATTTTGTTCCTTCGTTACTAGCATTCAATATCGGTGTAGAAATTGGTCAGTTGCTAGTATTAGTTACTGCTGTCGCATTAGTATGGTTTATTCGACACAAGAGCTGGTATCGTCGACGGATACAAATTCCAGCATCTCTAATGATTGCCTTGGTTGGCCTATTTTGGTTTATCGAAAGAGTATTTTAA
- a CDS encoding ABC transporter ATP-binding protein, with product MIIINNLTKKYNEHVALNELNLQIKEGEIYCLLGANGAGKTTTINLLLGFTTPTSGNASINQIDVQENPKATKRFLAYIPENLMLYPSLTALENLDYFSGIAGKKLSTKELKGFLEEAGLQTEAFDKRIAAFSKGMRQKVGVAIALAKDAKVLLLDEPTSGLDPKASNEFGLLLHKLKSKGIATLMATHDLFRAKEVATHIGIMKDGKLRQQFVSDDISLAELEKVYLDTMDYKEILS from the coding sequence ATGATCATTATTAACAATCTTACAAAGAAATACAACGAACACGTTGCTCTGAACGAATTGAATCTTCAAATCAAAGAAGGTGAAATATATTGTCTTCTCGGAGCTAATGGTGCCGGAAAGACTACCACAATCAACCTCTTGCTAGGTTTTACGACACCAACCTCGGGCAATGCCTCTATAAACCAAATAGACGTACAGGAAAATCCCAAGGCAACCAAGCGTTTCTTAGCTTACATCCCAGAGAATCTAATGCTATATCCAAGCTTAACCGCTTTGGAAAACCTCGATTATTTTTCTGGAATAGCAGGAAAGAAGCTTTCGACAAAAGAATTAAAAGGCTTTTTGGAAGAAGCAGGACTGCAGACAGAAGCCTTTGACAAACGTATCGCTGCATTTTCTAAAGGTATGCGCCAAAAAGTAGGAGTCGCTATTGCCTTGGCCAAAGATGCCAAAGTACTGCTGTTAGACGAACCCACTTCTGGTCTTGATCCTAAGGCTAGTAATGAGTTTGGATTGCTGTTGCATAAGTTAAAGTCAAAGGGGATAGCCACCCTGATGGCGACACACGACCTTTTTCGTGCCAAGGAAGTAGCCACTCATATAGGTATCATGAAAGATGGCAAATTACGACAACAATTTGTGTCCGACGATATTTCCCTTGCCGAGTTAGAAAAGGTATATCTCGATACCATGGACTATAAAGAAATATTATCATGA
- a CDS encoding glycosyltransferase family 61 protein → MENPTLEFLPKYVMSKYIQHQLLTKPFDDLKYDQFESVINTQMIKEANVEQQEFLYVYTEKCIIEPTFGWALSENFRLIAESYPYARFVLDQFKPTITKTHYFRQKRVTLNKAVLLSENYTNYFHFLNDFVGRLALLDRLHVSRDIPVIVSEELRSSTFFQQFSMLCPKFFNRNWIFQAKNEYYEIEDATYFVQNITCKHENFRPLLDELPYEENTVASPDKIFITRRGIYGRGLLNSLEIESIAKNNNFKIIDAQNFTIAEQVKLFTNATHIIGLHGAGLMNMIYCKNKHVKILELFPGNFYKAVYYWLASQFSHNYSCIRGLPTTDNEQTITSTSVIFKSNFYMPPDVFLNKLMAWLK, encoded by the coding sequence ATGGAAAATCCAACCCTTGAATTTCTACCTAAGTATGTTATGTCTAAATACATACAGCATCAATTGTTAACCAAGCCATTTGATGATTTGAAATATGATCAATTTGAATCGGTAATTAACACCCAAATGATAAAAGAGGCTAATGTTGAACAACAGGAGTTTCTGTATGTTTATACTGAAAAATGTATTATAGAGCCTACTTTTGGGTGGGCTCTTTCAGAAAATTTTCGGTTAATTGCAGAATCTTATCCTTATGCTCGATTTGTGCTTGACCAGTTCAAACCAACTATTACAAAAACTCATTATTTTCGGCAAAAGAGAGTAACCCTAAACAAGGCTGTTTTGTTATCAGAAAATTACACAAACTATTTTCATTTTCTAAATGACTTTGTTGGACGATTAGCACTACTTGATCGTTTACATGTATCACGAGACATTCCTGTTATTGTATCTGAAGAATTAAGATCAAGTACTTTTTTTCAGCAATTTAGCATGTTATGCCCAAAATTCTTCAATCGTAATTGGATATTTCAGGCTAAAAATGAATATTATGAAATTGAAGATGCTACTTATTTTGTTCAAAACATAACCTGCAAACATGAAAATTTTCGGCCATTGCTTGATGAATTACCTTACGAAGAAAACACTGTTGCTTCTCCTGATAAAATATTTATTACCCGGCGAGGAATCTATGGAAGAGGTTTACTAAATTCTTTGGAAATTGAAAGCATTGCCAAAAACAATAATTTTAAAATAATCGACGCGCAGAACTTTACCATTGCAGAACAAGTTAAGTTATTTACCAATGCTACTCATATCATCGGATTACATGGCGCAGGGCTTATGAACATGATATATTGCAAAAATAAGCATGTTAAAATACTTGAATTATTCCCCGGAAACTTTTACAAAGCCGTTTACTATTGGCTTGCATCACAATTTTCACACAACTATAGTTGTATCAGGGGTTTGCCAACTACAGATAATGAGCAGACCATTACGTCAACATCTGTCATTTTTAAGAGTAATTTTTATATGCCTCCGGATGTTTTCTTGAATAAATTAATGGCATGGCTTAAATAA
- a CDS encoding ABC transporter permease, with translation MITKTFLKETKELLRDGRVRISLIIVFFLLSVAVWISAQQYQNVNAQYSAAKTAEREVWDNQGKKNPHSAAHYGTYAFKPKYPLSLVDQGVDKYTGTSIFLEAHKRNEAQFSAAADQTGLARFGDLTPDFMLLFIIPLLIVLLGYNGFTKEREMGTLTLLKSQGISQWKWIWGKWMALFFPILLITAILFLVAGILLSNLQDFGVFKWESLFLLFVIYVVYYIIFINLVLLISIKTKKSGISLVVSLCIWIIACLAAPKAASNFAENKYPYPTRQEFTANVLKDKKSGLDGHNPWNKEAKLLEEKILKEYDVDSLSQLPFNYDAYRMQKGEEHQAKIYLKHYNHLKNQYEQQSDVYRNLALLSPYLPTRFLSMAIAQTDYATHWDFADAAEDYRIATQKFLNGNFAKNSEYGNWGYQADAETWEQLPDFDYTPPQLGVILEQNTSNLIVIGLWFLGSFGFLFFIPKNL, from the coding sequence ATGATAACAAAAACTTTTCTTAAGGAAACCAAGGAATTGTTGCGTGACGGTCGCGTTCGCATCTCCTTAATTATCGTATTCTTTTTATTAAGTGTGGCGGTATGGATCAGTGCTCAACAATACCAAAATGTAAACGCACAGTACTCGGCTGCTAAAACGGCAGAACGTGAGGTTTGGGATAATCAAGGTAAAAAGAACCCACATTCTGCAGCACATTATGGTACTTATGCCTTTAAACCAAAATATCCTCTTTCGTTAGTAGATCAAGGCGTAGATAAATATACAGGCACCTCCATTTTTTTGGAGGCTCATAAACGTAACGAGGCACAATTCAGTGCAGCGGCAGATCAAACAGGCCTCGCTCGCTTTGGAGATTTGACACCAGATTTTATGTTGCTCTTCATCATTCCCCTACTCATTGTTCTTCTAGGTTATAACGGTTTTACCAAAGAACGTGAAATGGGTACCTTAACATTGCTCAAGAGTCAAGGTATTTCCCAATGGAAATGGATCTGGGGAAAATGGATGGCACTTTTCTTCCCTATTTTGTTGATTACAGCTATTCTGTTCCTGGTAGCAGGTATCCTACTGTCTAACTTACAAGATTTTGGAGTGTTCAAATGGGAATCATTGTTCTTATTGTTTGTGATATATGTAGTTTACTATATTATCTTTATCAACCTGGTACTATTGATTTCTATCAAAACCAAAAAATCAGGTATCTCGCTCGTAGTGTCCCTATGTATTTGGATCATCGCCTGTTTGGCAGCACCAAAAGCGGCGAGTAACTTTGCCGAAAACAAGTATCCTTACCCAACACGACAAGAATTTACAGCCAATGTCTTAAAAGACAAAAAGTCTGGGCTCGATGGTCATAATCCCTGGAACAAGGAGGCCAAACTTCTAGAAGAAAAAATATTGAAAGAATACGATGTAGATAGCTTATCTCAGCTTCCCTTTAACTATGATGCCTATAGAATGCAAAAAGGCGAGGAACACCAAGCAAAGATCTATCTAAAACACTATAATCATCTCAAGAATCAATATGAGCAGCAGTCGGATGTATACAGGAATTTGGCACTTCTCTCCCCTTATCTTCCTACCCGATTTTTAAGTATGGCCATTGCCCAGACCGATTATGCCACACATTGGGATTTTGCCGATGCTGCAGAGGACTATCGCATCGCTACTCAAAAATTTTTGAATGGTAATTTTGCTAAAAACTCAGAATATGGCAATTGGGGATACCAAGCAGATGCCGAAACCTGGGAACAGTTACCTGACTTTGACTACACTCCTCCTCAACTTGGAGTCATTCTAGAGCAAAATACTTCCAACCTTATTGTCATAGGGCTTTGGTTCTTAGGCTCTTTTGGATTCCTTTTTTTCATTCCTAAAAATTTATAA